In a single window of the Elaeis guineensis isolate ETL-2024a chromosome 8, EG11, whole genome shotgun sequence genome:
- the LOC105049814 gene encoding uncharacterized protein, with protein MSLCRHLLRSLRRPSPKSSLLPLAAVVAGDPQQPPFALTLARSFAFSSAEEAAAERRRRKRRLRIEPPLYALRRDPNAPRAPPDPNAPRLPDSTSALVGPRLNLHNRVQSLIRSGDLDSASATARHAVFSSIRPTVFTCNAVMASMLRARRLDDVVALFSFFFNQSSIVPNVVSYNILINSHCDAGRVDTALDVYRHILDHAPFSPSSVTYRHLTKGLVDSDRIQEAMDLLREMLNRGHGADSLVFNTLMAGFIDRGNMDRALELFDELRERCLVYDGVVHATLMEGYWKRGMHKEAMESYQSLLDRQFKMSAATCNTLIETLLKHDKRTEANKLFEHMLDNHTPPSFIAMNTDTYNLMVNQCFKEGKFLDALEVFHRTGKKPCAMDVGCFNNIIGKLCENSLLLEAEKLFEEMPGKSVNPDAATYGFLVDGCFKEGRVDDALRYFEKMVSMAEGAPKVDVGFYNKMFDGLVKAGLVSHALEIFGKMGERGLRPNSVSYEILVRGLCKEGNLDRGRDLLEEMVRSRIAVSPESHGFLLDTFRKAGRHDEIERLFARSAGNFPPQFQRVAA; from the coding sequence ATGTCCCTGTGTCGCCACCTCCTCCGCTCCCTCCGCCGCCCCTCCCCCAAATCCTCCCTCCTCCCCTTGGCCGCGGTCGTCGCCGGTGATCCGCAGCAACCCCCCTTCGCCCTCACTCTCGCTCGCTCCTTCGCCTTCTCGTCCGCTGAGGAGGCCGCCGCCGAGCGGCGCCGCCGCAAGCGCCGTCTCCGCATCGAGCCCCCTCTCTACGCCCTCCGTCGCGACCCGAACGCCCCCCGCGCCCCGCCCGACCCGAACGCCCCCCGTCTCCCCGACTCCACCTCCGCCCTCGTCGGCCCCCGCCTCAACCTCCACAACCGCGTCCAGTCCCTCATCCGCTCCGGCGACCTCGACTCCGCCTCCGCCACCGCCCGCCACGCCGTCTTCTCCTCCATCCGCCCCACCGTCTTCACCTGCAACGCCGTCATGGCCTCCATGCTCCGCGCCCGCCGCCTCGACGACGTCGTCGCCCTCTTCAGTTTCTTCTTCAACCAGTCGAGTATCGTCCCCAACGTCGTCTCGTACAACATCCTCATCAATAGCCACTGCGACGCCGGCCGCGTCGACACCGCCCTCGACGTCTACCGCCACATCCTCGACCACGCCCCCTTCTCCCCCTCCTCCGTCACCTACCGCCACCTCACCAAGGGCCTCGTCGACTCCGACCGCATCCAGGAGGCCATGGACCTCCTCCGCGAGATGCTCAACCGCGGCCACGGCGCCGACTCCCTCGTCTTCAACACCCTCATGGCTGGCTTCATCGACCGTGGCAACATGGACAGGGCCCTCGAGCTCTTTGACGAGCTCCGCGAGCGCTGCCTCGTCTACGACGGCGTCGTCCACGCCACCCTCATGGAGGGCTACTGGAAGCGCGGCATGCATAAGGAGGCCATGGAGTCCTACCAGTCCCTCCTCGACCGCCAGTTCAAGATGAGCGCCGCCACCTGCAACACCCTCATAGAGACCTTGCTGAAGCACGACAAGCGGACCGAGGCGAACAAGCTCTTCGAGCACATGCTCGACAACCACACGCCTCCCAGCTTCATCGCCATGAACACCGACACCTACAATCTCATGGTGAACCAGTGCTTCAAGGAAGGGAAGTTTTTAGATGCCCTCGAGGTGTTTCACCGCACAGGGAAGAAGCCATGTGCTATGGATGTTGGCTGCTTCAACAACATCATTGGAAAGCTCTGTGAAAACAGCCTCCTTTTAGAAGCAGAGAAGTTGTTTGAAGAGATGCCTGGCAAGTCGGTGAATCCAGATGCAGCGACCTATGGGTTTTTGGTCGATGGGTGTTTTAAAGAAGGGAGAGTGGATGATGCCCTGCGGTATTTTGAGAAGATGGTGAGCATGGCAGAAGGGGCTCCGAAGGTTGACGTGGGATTCTACAACAAAATGTTTGATGGGTTGGTGAAGGCAGGATTGGTCAGTCATGCATTGGAGATCTTTGGAAAGATGGGAGAGAGAGGGCTTAGGCCAAATTCAGTGAGTTATGAGATTTTGGTTAGAGGGCTATGCAAGGAAGGAAACCTGGACCGAGGACGGGATTtgttggaggagatggtgaggagcaGAATAGCTGTGTCACCTGAGTCGCATGGGTTTTTATTGGATACTTTCAGGAAAGCAGGACGACATGATGAGATAGAACGTCTGTTTGCTAGGAGTGCAGGCAACTTTCCTCCTCAATTCCAGCGGGTAGCTGCCTGA
- the LOC105049797 gene encoding uncharacterized protein isoform X2 translates to MDAFALNPTSGGLVLGAATKRLEKRLLAVRQNAGWRLLGGEEEAPVFGGGFEMRVSARGAVRLSSLGNRSFVVRASGKKKDHDNPSSSGNDDPSIPGGDAESKSSDSTHKSHYTLSEWRDFRAKLVHDEQLQLVDPDALAKDTASSRQLGLKWAHPLSMLETGCLLVATEKLDGLSSFDRTVVLLLRLGSRDPREGPFGVILNRPLDRKIKHMKPSNPDLATTFADCSLHFGGPLDASIFLLKTSGNSSVQGFEQVIPGICFGARHSLNEAAALIKKGLLGPQDFRFFVGYSGWQFDQLQEEIRLGYWVVAACSSHLINEALAGSSSNLWEEILQLMGGQYSELSRKPKQDSF, encoded by the exons ATGGATGCCTTCGCTCTCAATCCCACGAGCGGAGGGCTCGTCTTGGGGGCAGCGACGAAGAGGCTGGAGAAGAGGCTGCTGGCCGTGAGGCAGAACGCCGGATGGAGGCTTCTTGGCGGCGAAGAGGAGGCCCCGGTCTTCGGCGGAGGGTTCGAGATGAGAGTTTCGGCGAGGGGGGCCGTGAGGTTGTCGTCCTTGGGGAATCGGTCTTTTGTGGTGAGGGCCTCGGGCAAGAAGAAGGACCATGATAATCCCTCCTCTTCCG GAAATGATGATCCATCAATTCCTGGGGGAGATGCTGAATCAAAATCCAGTGACTCCACCCACAAGTCCCATTATACATTGTCTGAGTGGCGAGATTTCAGAGCAAAACTTGTGCATGATGAGCAG TTGCAGTTGGTGGATCCTGATGCTCTTGCGAAAGATACAGCCTCATCCCGGCAGCTTGGTCTAAAATGGGCACACCCACTTTCCATGCTGGAAACTGGGTGTCTGTTAGTTGCAACGGAGAAGCTCGATGGATTAAGCAGCTTTGACAGAACTGTTGTCCTCCTCCTCCGGTTAGGAAGCAGAGACCCCAGAGAGGGCCCCTTTGGAGTCATTCTCAACCGCCCCCTCGACAGGAAGATCAAGCATATGAAGCCATCCAATCCTGACCTCGCAACCACCTTTGCAGATTGCTCGCTTCACTTTGGGGGCCCCCTAGATGCTAGCATTTTCTTGCTGAAGACCAGTGGAAATTCATCAGTACAAGGCTTTGAACAGGTGATCCCAGGCATTTGCTTTGGTGCCAGGCACAGCTTAAATGAAGCTGCAGCACTCATCAAGAAAGGGTTGCTTGGACCCCAGGATTTCAGATTCTTCGTTGGGTATTCTGGGTGGCAGTTCGATCAGTTGCAAGAGGAGATCAGGTTGGGTTACTGGGTTGTTGCTGCATGTAGCTCGCATTTGATTAATGAGGCGTTGGCAGGTTCTTCATCAAATCTGTGGGAGGAGATTTTGCAGCTGATGGGGGGGCAGTATTCAGAATTGAGTAGGAAGCCGAAGCAGGATAGCTTTTGA
- the LOC105049797 gene encoding uncharacterized protein isoform X1, producing MDAFALNPTSGGLVLGAATKRLEKRLLAVRQNAGWRLLGGEEEAPVFGGGFEMRVSARGAVRLSSLGNRSFVVRASGKKKDHDNPSSSAGNDDPSIPGGDAESKSSDSTHKSHYTLSEWRDFRAKLVHDEQLQLVDPDALAKDTASSRQLGLKWAHPLSMLETGCLLVATEKLDGLSSFDRTVVLLLRLGSRDPREGPFGVILNRPLDRKIKHMKPSNPDLATTFADCSLHFGGPLDASIFLLKTSGNSSVQGFEQVIPGICFGARHSLNEAAALIKKGLLGPQDFRFFVGYSGWQFDQLQEEIRLGYWVVAACSSHLINEALAGSSSNLWEEILQLMGGQYSELSRKPKQDSF from the exons ATGGATGCCTTCGCTCTCAATCCCACGAGCGGAGGGCTCGTCTTGGGGGCAGCGACGAAGAGGCTGGAGAAGAGGCTGCTGGCCGTGAGGCAGAACGCCGGATGGAGGCTTCTTGGCGGCGAAGAGGAGGCCCCGGTCTTCGGCGGAGGGTTCGAGATGAGAGTTTCGGCGAGGGGGGCCGTGAGGTTGTCGTCCTTGGGGAATCGGTCTTTTGTGGTGAGGGCCTCGGGCAAGAAGAAGGACCATGATAATCCCTCCTCTTCCG CAGGAAATGATGATCCATCAATTCCTGGGGGAGATGCTGAATCAAAATCCAGTGACTCCACCCACAAGTCCCATTATACATTGTCTGAGTGGCGAGATTTCAGAGCAAAACTTGTGCATGATGAGCAG TTGCAGTTGGTGGATCCTGATGCTCTTGCGAAAGATACAGCCTCATCCCGGCAGCTTGGTCTAAAATGGGCACACCCACTTTCCATGCTGGAAACTGGGTGTCTGTTAGTTGCAACGGAGAAGCTCGATGGATTAAGCAGCTTTGACAGAACTGTTGTCCTCCTCCTCCGGTTAGGAAGCAGAGACCCCAGAGAGGGCCCCTTTGGAGTCATTCTCAACCGCCCCCTCGACAGGAAGATCAAGCATATGAAGCCATCCAATCCTGACCTCGCAACCACCTTTGCAGATTGCTCGCTTCACTTTGGGGGCCCCCTAGATGCTAGCATTTTCTTGCTGAAGACCAGTGGAAATTCATCAGTACAAGGCTTTGAACAGGTGATCCCAGGCATTTGCTTTGGTGCCAGGCACAGCTTAAATGAAGCTGCAGCACTCATCAAGAAAGGGTTGCTTGGACCCCAGGATTTCAGATTCTTCGTTGGGTATTCTGGGTGGCAGTTCGATCAGTTGCAAGAGGAGATCAGGTTGGGTTACTGGGTTGTTGCTGCATGTAGCTCGCATTTGATTAATGAGGCGTTGGCAGGTTCTTCATCAAATCTGTGGGAGGAGATTTTGCAGCTGATGGGGGGGCAGTATTCAGAATTGAGTAGGAAGCCGAAGCAGGATAGCTTTTGA